Proteins encoded by one window of Salvia splendens isolate huo1 chromosome 7, SspV2, whole genome shotgun sequence:
- the LOC121810541 gene encoding uncharacterized protein LOC121810541: protein MGFPESWTCLIERCIGTCWFSVLINGAPAGFFKSTRGLRQGDPISPALFVLAADYLSRALDKLILGKKEMTFKATRGCMEISHLAYADDIIIFTQAAPTSLRRLKGCLDHYAEVSGQQINLSKSNFYIADVHEEWASSIQNEGGFSQGTLPFLYLGVPIYRGAKRTDMFMFLREKIAARISEWAHRHLSFGGRLTLIKSTLEAVPIHIFQAIEPTCGALKQLDQQLAQFFWGSTSEKNRTHWIRWDQACLPTAEGGLGIRKFKEVLRAFSLKL from the coding sequence ATGGGATTCCCGGAGTCATGGACGTGTCTTATTGAGAGATGCATTGGAACATGCTGGTTTTCGGTCCTCATTAATGGAGCCCCGGCGGGCTTTTTCAAATCAACAAGAGGGCTACGGCAAGGGGACCCCATCTCCCCGGCGCTCTTTGTGCTTGCCGCCGACTACCTTTCGCGTGCTCTCGATAAGCTGATCCTGGGGAAGAAAGAGATGACGTTCAAAGCCACCCGGGGATGCATGGAAATCAGCCATCttgcctatgcggacgacataatCATTTTCACTCAAGCAGCCCCAACCTCCCTCCGAAGACTGAAAGGATGCTTGGACCATTATGCAGAGGTGTCGGGCCAACAAATCAATTTGTCCAAGAGTAATTTTTACATTGCCGATGTCCATGAAGAATGGGCAAGCTCAATTCAAAACGAGGGTGGCTTTTCCCAAGGTACACTCCCCTTTCTATACCTTGGTGTTCCTATATACCGTGGGGCGAAGCGAACTGATATGTTCATGTTCTTGCGAGAGAAAATTGCGGCTAGAATATCGGAATGGGCACACcgacacctctcctttgggggAAGACTCACGCTCATCAAGAGCACATTGGAGGCGGTCCCAATTCACATATTCCAAGCTATCGAGCCCACTTGTGGTGCCCTCAAGCAACTAGATCAACAGTTGGCGCAGTTCTTTTGGGGATCGACTAGTGAGAAGAATAGAACCCACTGGATCAGATGGGATCAAGCGTGCCTCCCCACGGCCGAAGGAGGCCTTGGCATTCGTAAGTTTAAGGAGGTGCTTCGAGCATTTAGTCTCAAATTGTGA
- the LOC121810543 gene encoding uncharacterized protein LOC121810543, translated as MADYARLLSGPKGTPVWFIDRHPMRVFKWSPDFDAYCESPIAAVWCNIIGLPIHLFDHAALFAIGKLLGNPIQVDRATASKSRLSFARIFIEIDITKPPPEEFILDICGRETVLKVNWDKIPAYCMECRHVGHKREVCYAAGNVERPPKRNYNNVTPRQPHHESQGGRDKTEQPKELASTSEWKHQKKNKGLKRQPKAGTSAIGSEPRVWSGPDILGEVHGNFDLAPVASVHESGESSFGRDTFDKSVGVLASSIHRGAAHKPQPGEVLKGSGAGAHKPQPSFVAERDTDQVLSGRFGSPRLASHLCISAVYAKCTRTERLHLWDELRECSILLEGTPWMIGGDFNTILHPRDRVGSDTNRQAEMVDFAEAIEDCRILDPGYDGSEFTWAKNGLFERLDRILVNERWVQILETTRVTNLPRIASDHGPVLVRCKVTSNNSGGRPFRFQNMWIRHEGFKDLVRGDWMQPTESGGLLNFQIKLARLKRTLKVWNKETFGNIHLNLRDMEVKIAMAQSDFEERPTPENRTEINRCIAEYIRLLKMEEDFWRQKATLRWLGEGDKNTKFYQSWVKQKRIRTRIHKINVGGREISDEMEIRMAALPETPSAEEVKNAVFDIYGDSAPGPDGFTALFYQACWATVGPDVVAAIGQFFGGAYLLRSVTATNIVLIPKKLVPESWSDYRPISLCNVVNKIITKIMSKRMTSLIPMEMFHELSRCAPAPNVAVKIDMAKAYDRVQWPFLLKVLHRMGFSASWVSLIERCVGSCWFSVLVNGAPSGFFKSTRGLRQGDPISPTLFVIAAEYLSRKLDKLILGKKEMTFRATRRCMEISHLAYADDIVIFTQAAEGPLRRLRTCLETYAGVSGQQINLVNMFIHNNMTNGHIKPKHWKGVKLGISPPNHPETRGPRPLVMPVKWHPPERTWIKLNTDGAFFEATNKGGGGGLVRDHNGKLLAAFATPLVVQSALEAELMAIHYGLEVAKAFNLPIWIESNAEQAIKLLNGTNWGPAQVRRVMALLHGFKRGHLFRATFIHREGNKAADSLAKMGVEQDNFQQMSPQNVPRRIRAIIRMDEMGVPNLRVRDDERE; from the exons atggcggattatgcccgTTTGCTCAGTGGACCGAAAGGGACGCCGGTGTGGTTTATTGATCGGCACCCCATGAGGGTTTTCAAGTGGTCCCCGGATTTTGATGcgtattgtgagtccccgatcgcGGCAGTTTGGTGTAACATCATTGGCCTTCCAATTCACCTTTTTGATCACGCCGCCCTCTTTGCAATCGGTAAATTGCTTGGAAACCCGATACAAGTGGATCGCGCTACGGCCAGCAAGTCGAGACTTTCGTTTGCTCGCATTTTCATTGAAATTGACATCACGAAGCCACCCCCCGAGGAGTTCATTCTAGATATTTGTGGACGTGAGACGGTGCTAAAAGTAAATTGGGACAAGATCCCGGCATATTGCATGGAATGTAGGCATGTTGGACATAAACGTGAGGTGTGTTATGCGGCGGGTAATGTTGAGCGTCCCCCGAAGAGGAACTACAATAATGTAACACCGAGACAGCCACACCATGAGAGTCAAGGGGGAAGGGACaaaacggaacaaccaaaggaACTGGCTAGCACTAGCGAGTggaaacatcaaaagaaaaacaaagggcTGAAGAGGCAGCCAAAGGCCGGAACCTCGGCTATTGGTTCCGAGCCGAGGGTGTGGTCGGGCCCGGACATCTTGGGCGAAGTGCATGGTAATTTTGACCTGGCTCCGGTGGCAAGCGTCCATGAAAGTGGTGAGAGTTCCTTTGGCCGAGATACCTTCGATAAATCCGTCGGAGTGCTTGCTAGTTCTATCCACCGCGGAG CCGCTCACAAGCCCCAACCCGGAGAAGTTCTCAAAGGCTCTGGGGCTGGTGCTCACAAGCCCCAACCCAGCTTCGTGGCCGAGAGAGATACGGATCAGGTCCTATCCGGCCGCTTTGGATCTCCCCGCCTAGCTAGTCACTTGTGTATCTCGGCTGTCTACGCAAAATGTACGAGAACCGAACGGCTTCATTTATGGGATGAATTGAGGGAGTGCTCTATACTCTTGGAGGGCACACCATGGATGatcggaggggacttcaacaccattctccaCCCGCGAGACAGAGTAGGAAGTGACACAAACCGCCAagctgaaatggtggactttgcggaggccattgaggattgcagGATACTAGACCCGGGCTATGATGGGTCGGAGTTCacgtgggccaagaatggcctttttgaaagattggatagaaTCCTTGTGAACGAACGATGGGTACAAATTTTGGAAACTACTCGGGTGACGAACCTGCCCCGGATTGCCTCAGACCACGGGCCTGTGTTGGTAAGATGCAAAGTGACAAGCAATAACAGCGGGGGTAGGCCATTCAGGTTTCAAAACATGTGGATTAGACACGAGGGTTTTAAGGATCTCGTTCGGGGAGATTGGATGCAACCGACGGAATCCGGAGGCCTCctcaatttccaaatcaaacttgcacGGCTTAAGAGGACCCTAAAGGTATGGAACAAGGAGacctttgggaacatccatctCAACCTCAGGGATATGGAGGTGAAAATCGCAATGGCCCAAAGCGATTTCGAAGAAAGGCCAACCCCGGAGAACAGAACAGAGATCAATAGATGCATCGCCGAGTACATTCGACTCCTtaaaatggaggaggacttctggcgTCAAAAGGCTACTCTAAGATGGCTAGGGGAGGGCGACAAGAACACtaaattctaccaaagttgggtcaaGCAAAAAAGGATCCGCACGCGCATCCACAAGATTAATGTGGGTGGTCGGGAGATCTCGGACGAAATGGAGATAAGAA TGGCTGCACTACCCGAGACACCATCCGCAGAGGAAGTTAAAAATGCTGTTTTTGATATTTACGGGGACAGTGCCCCAGGGCCGGATGGCTTCACGGCCTTGTTCTACCAGGCTTGTTGGGCGACGGTTGGGCCGGACGTGGTGGCGGCTATCGGCCAATTCTTCGGGGGTGCCTACCTCCTACGTAGCGTCACGGCCACAAAcattgtcctcatcccaaaAAAGCTTGTGCCGGAATCGTGGAGCGACTACCGCCCCATTAGCCTGTGCAACGTCGTCAACAAGATTATCACAAAGATAATGTCGAAGAGAATGACTTCGCTCATCCCTATG gagatgttccatgagctctcgAGATGTGCGCCGGCCCCTAACGTCGCGGTTAAGatcgatatggctaaggcctacgaCCGAGTACAATGGCCCTTCCTTTTGAAAGTGCTACATCGGATGGGTTTCTCGGCCTCGTGGGTCTCTTTGATTGAGAGATGTGTGGGctcgtgttggttctcggtgctgGTCAATGGCGCTCCCTCCGGGTTCTTTAAGTCCACCCGCGGCCTCAGACAGGGAGATCCAATATCTCCGACACTTTTCGTAATTGCGGCTGAGTACCTCTCGAGGAAATTAGACAAGCTcattttgggaaagaaagaGATGACTTTTAGAGCTACCCGCCGCTGCATGGAAATAAGCCACCTCGCCTACGCCGATGACATTGTGATATTCACACAAGCAGCGGAGGGACCTCTTAGGCGGCTGCGGACTTGCCTGGAGACATATGCCGGGGTTTCCGGGCAGCAGATTAACTTG GTTAACATGTTCATCCACAACAACATGACCAATGGTCACAttaagccgaagcattggaagggagtgaaaCTCGGAATAAGCCCTCCGAATCACCCCGAGACAAGGGGGCCGAGACCGTTAGTTATGCCGGTTAAATGGCACCCCCCGGAACGCACatggatcaagcttaacacgGATGGGGCGTTCTTTGAGGCAACAAACAAGGGTGGCGGAGGGGGTCTTGTTCGGGACCACAATGGGAAATTACTTGCAGCATTTGCAACCCCCCTCGTCGTTCAATCGGCTcttgaggccgagctcatggccaTACACTATGGTTTGGAGGTAGCGAAGGCGTTCAACCTACCCATATGGATTGAATCAAATGCAGAACAAGCTATTAAGTTGCTCAATGGCACGAATTGGGGCCCGGCACAGGTTCGCCGCGTCATGGCCCTTTTGCATGGCTTCAAACGTGGACATCTTTTCCGGGCCACTTTCATTCATAGGGAGGGCAACAAAGCGGCTGATTCgctcgccaaaatgggagtgGAACAAGATAATTTCCAACAAATGTCCCCACAAAATGTTCCAAGAAGGATTAGAGCCATCATCCGGATGGACGAAATGGGAGTCCCCAATCTTCGGGTGAGAGATGATGAACGAGAGTAG